ATTACTACACTTACGACTGGCGCCTGAATGAAAGTAAAGAGGTCAGGACAGGACAATTCCTGATTGAAAGTGACAATTTGCAGGCCTACACGCCTTCAACACTGCTCAGGCCCGGTGAAGTCGAAGTTAAAACTTTTAACAATCTCTACACCCAGACCGCTTTCTATAATGCGGACGGCGATAAGGTTGATTTAAACACGCGGTCCACTTTTTTTACAAATATCACCAGCTTCCTGATTGGCGCAATACCTAATATCAACCTGGGCTTGGATGTTTATTTCAAATCCGTCCGTAACGCTGGCGAGTCCAGTTCACCGCTGTCGGTGTTTAGGTTTTCCTCAGGTAACAACTCACGAACGGCCCTGACTTCATTTGCACCCAAGATAAAAGTGTCACCATTTTCCGGGTTGCGAAATTTGTCTTTGCAAACATTGATCCTGATTCCCCTGGCTTCCGATCTTGATGAGAATCCTTTCCTCGATCACGACGCTGTTCAATGGTGGACACAGTTGTTTTATGACAAAATGTTGTCGAGCAAATTTTTGGTTTATCTCGAAAATGGCTGGCTCCTCCGTTTCGAGAGTGAGGAAACGGTTGTTACCTCGCCACTAAAGGTAATTGGCAACTACTATCCTTCCGACAAATGGACCGTTTATCTGCCAACAGAGTTGATGCCTACCTGGGATGGCTCTTCCTGGTCTAGTTATTTTTTTCAGGCCGGATTGGGTTTGAAATACCAGCTCACCACCAATCTCGAAGTCGAGATTCTTGCCACCAAGTTCTTCAAGGGTAAGGATGCCGGCGCA
This window of the candidate division KSB1 bacterium genome carries:
- a CDS encoding DUF547 domain-containing protein is translated as MISAAQSQQDLSQFLNRTNAFLKTHVHNRLVSYGEIKKDPKQLIELVKLLENFDVSKLSDANSEKAFWINAYNILVINSVVANSPIASPMDVAGFFDRRKHQAAGEKLTMNDIENIKLREKFHDARIHFALVCAALSCPPIINEAYLPETLDEQLEQRTRANLNDDNFTRVDMDEKKVYLSEIFKWYKEDFGSSLQFVNQYRTQAIPEDYSVDYYTYDWRLNESKEVRTGQFLIESDNLQAYTPSTLLRPGEVEVKTFNNLYTQTAFYNADGDKVDLNTRSTFFTNITSFLIGAIPNINLGLDVYFKSVRNAGESSSPLSVFRFSSGNNSRTALTSFAPKIKVSPFSGLRNLSLQTLILIPLASDLDENPFLDHDAVQWWTQLFYDKMLSSKFLVYLENGWLLRFESEETVVTSPLKVIGNYYPSDKWTVYLPTELMPTWDGSSWSSYFFQAGLGLKYQLTTNLEVEILATKFFKGKDAGAGVTYNIGFRIIK